The DNA sequence CTCGATATACCAACTTATATAACCAGGTCTGGCATAATTCACAAAAAATTTATTCTCTTTAATTAAAAATGATTTTTCTAAAAACATTTTTCCACCATGAAGCGGATTTTTCTCTTCGGACAAGATGATAGGCTTTTTAAAGCCTAAAATTTCATCCTTATACACAAAATATTTAGATAGATCGGAGATATCTATTTGCGTCTTGTCTTTTATCTCATAATCAAAACTCTTTCTGTCGGTATTTTCAACTAAAAAATCAAACCAGTTTTCTTCATTGAAATCGCCGATTAGATAGAGCTTGGAGACGCTCGCCGTATAAAAACTATGGCCGAAATTTTTTATATCGTGCTCATCGATAATGGTATTTCGCAAAATTTCATAGTCGTGATATCTTTTAAAATAATTTATAGCGGCATTTTGAAGTAGCTCTTCGTTGCTTAAAGCTCTATTCTCTTTTAGGCAGTATCCCTTTTGATATTTGTAATAGCTAAAAATGGTAACTACGGAGGAGCCTTGCGAAGTGGAGTAATCTGGCACGATGCGGACAAATATGGCGCAGAAAAGTATCACCGCGGCTAGTATTTTAAATTTATATTTGCGAAATTTCATAATGGATCCTTTAAATGCCGCCAACGAAGCAAACGCACACCCCGCCGACGAGCGAAATTACGCCCGCTACTTCGTGCCTTTCAAATTTGGGTCAAATTTTAGCCAGGCTCGTCAAAGTACCAAAATTTGACTCAAATTTAGAGCAAATTTTACTTCTTTATCTTCGAGTATATCCCGCCCAAAATGTCGTTTTGATAGATAAAAAGCGTGCGTTTTAGCCACGCGGCGTCCTTTTTAGCGGCGATGCGCTTGATAGCCGATAGGTCGCCGTCTGGTCTGTTTATACCTCGCTGCGTCGTAAAAAACGCCTCGTATCCCGCCTGTCTAGCTAGACGCATCAAATTTTCGTCGTATTTGCCGCGCGGCCAGCATAAAATTTTATCCTCGACGCCCAAATTTGCGCGCATAAACTCACGGCACCGAGCGAAATTTTCCTCAGGCGGGAGCGCGCTGAAATACTCGTCAAAATGCGTATGCGTATGCGAGTGAAAGTCAAAAACGTCCCGCATCGCAGCTATCTCGTCAAGGTTTAAAAACACGTCCTGTGGGCGCTGGGGCGCTGCTTTTTTGTATTCTTGGTGCATTAGCTCGATAAACTCGCCCCGCCGCATACTTGCGCGCTCGATCCACTGCGTCACTAAAAATATCGTCGCCCGTAGCCCAAGCTCGCGCAAGACCTGGTAAGCGTAGACGTAGTTATCCTTCCAACCGTCATCAAAGGTGATGAGGACGCTTTTTTTAGGTACGGCTAGCTCGCCCTTTTTATAGGCGATAAATTCGCTCATCGTAAGCGTTTTATAGCCCGCCTCGGCGAGAAATCTCATCTGCGAGGCAAA is a window from the Campylobacter massiliensis genome containing:
- a CDS encoding polysaccharide deacetylase family protein yields the protein MSVSVLMYHHVLKKGGFIASSVGDFASQMRFLAEAGYKTLTMSEFIAYKKGELAVPKKSVLITFDDGWKDNYVYAYQVLRELGLRATIFLVTQWIERASMRRGEFIELMHQEYKKAAPQRPQDVFLNLDEIAAMRDVFDFHSHTHTHFDEYFSALPPEENFARCREFMRANLGVEDKILCWPRGKYDENLMRLARQAGYEAFFTTQRGINRPDGDLSAIKRIAAKKDAAWLKRTLFIYQNDILGGIYSKIKK